In the genome of Methanopyrus kandleri AV19, one region contains:
- a CDS encoding RNA methyltransferase translates to MRVVLVEPKYDGNIGHVARVMKNFGVKELFLVRPRSELGEVAIARAMHALDLLENAVIVNTLEEAIEDVEAAIATTAVLASTPARNPMMPWEVREAFSDYEKIAVVFGPEDRGLRTWEVELCDATLHIPTSEEYRSMNLSHSVAVVLYELKKMEYVPERYGRAATKREKEVLVKSLDDLMKALNFDSTRRENVCTTFRRFLARARCTDKEIKALLWIFEKAKRRVLGVKRRN, encoded by the coding sequence GTGCGGGTGGTACTGGTAGAACCGAAGTACGACGGGAACATCGGTCACGTAGCCCGTGTCATGAAAAACTTCGGGGTAAAGGAGCTCTTTTTAGTAAGACCTAGGTCAGAGCTCGGTGAAGTGGCGATAGCTCGGGCGATGCACGCGCTCGACCTGTTGGAGAACGCGGTGATAGTGAACACGTTGGAGGAGGCTATCGAGGACGTGGAGGCGGCCATAGCGACGACCGCCGTCCTCGCCTCAACGCCCGCTAGGAACCCGATGATGCCCTGGGAGGTCAGAGAGGCGTTTTCGGACTACGAGAAGATCGCCGTGGTATTCGGGCCCGAAGATAGAGGTCTGAGGACTTGGGAGGTCGAGCTTTGCGACGCCACCCTTCATATCCCGACAAGCGAGGAGTACCGTTCCATGAACCTCTCGCATTCCGTGGCTGTAGTACTTTACGAGCTTAAGAAGATGGAGTACGTGCCGGAACGGTACGGTCGTGCTGCCACTAAGCGAGAGAAGGAGGTGCTAGTGAAGTCCTTGGACGACCTCATGAAGGCTTTGAACTTCGACAGTACCCGTCGCGAGAACGTGTGCACGACCTTCCGGAGGTTTCTCGCCAGAGCAAGATGCACAGATAAGGAAATCAAAGCACTACTGTGGATATTCGAGAAAGCTAAACGACGTGTTCTAGGGGTTAAGAGACGGAACTAG
- a CDS encoding GNAT family N-acetyltransferase — translation MLEGMVVNEFRERRTNYWDGEVEIETEDGKLKLRMPGTIAGWLTKGTRVRVHGADGVQSVDVFKDDVEVERRYEDEWVPVWPPFEMETEVEKRDTLGRGVYEYRLRAREAIYREDFEAIVGLEQYHYASDKDVVAVWGCNECGRSIRANLKPEECPGCGSSRIELRTIRGSLPASRFMVVELLNGEEYEPDVLAYVRVDPPIPKLNRRLDGKVERNIREKVFGKDWFHPTFEPKRGKTIEDILSACDTKAARIARVVVHPEYRADGIGRASVQAAVRWVKERRIPEMKSEKHLIEVIAQMARYHPIFESVGFVYLWDTGSGRPYLVRPLSEDAKRKVSRFIKTDKIARQHGGRLYRSRLRKLEVEPLDGPIKVKRLHKMFSTELDVKGLPKDVVKLLEAFGVLHRKIQQYALQDVNLRIEPGELVVVVGPSGAGKTTLVRMIMGAHEEFIENVRRRIIRELSTPVVSRALSSMGTNPKEVADKLVKEMYQPDKGKVSLPENTELSAMIPGEVEPEIDPGVTIIEDLWSVTGDVNVAVEILNRSGISDAVLYRSPYERLSPGQKERVRLARMIAEGANLIVVDEFCSHLDPKTAMRVARSFSEMCRELEITALIITHRAEVIDALAPDKLVYVGYGLVGVEEKS, via the coding sequence TTGCTCGAGGGTATGGTCGTGAACGAGTTTCGGGAGCGAAGGACTAACTACTGGGACGGGGAGGTCGAGATCGAAACGGAGGACGGAAAACTCAAGCTTCGGATGCCCGGAACTATAGCAGGTTGGCTCACGAAGGGTACCAGGGTCAGGGTGCACGGCGCCGACGGGGTGCAGTCCGTCGACGTATTTAAAGATGATGTGGAGGTGGAGCGGAGGTACGAGGACGAGTGGGTGCCGGTGTGGCCACCGTTCGAGATGGAGACCGAAGTAGAGAAGCGGGATACGCTCGGTCGTGGTGTTTACGAGTACAGATTGCGGGCCAGGGAGGCCATCTACCGGGAAGACTTCGAAGCTATCGTGGGCCTCGAACAGTACCATTACGCCTCCGATAAAGACGTGGTGGCAGTGTGGGGATGTAATGAGTGTGGACGCTCGATACGGGCCAACCTCAAGCCGGAAGAGTGCCCCGGATGCGGCTCGTCGCGGATCGAACTTCGAACGATCAGAGGCTCGTTACCCGCTTCCAGGTTCATGGTAGTGGAGCTGCTGAACGGCGAGGAGTACGAGCCGGATGTCCTGGCATACGTCCGTGTGGATCCGCCCATCCCTAAACTCAACCGACGTCTCGACGGTAAAGTGGAGCGAAACATCAGGGAGAAAGTCTTCGGCAAGGACTGGTTCCACCCTACCTTCGAGCCCAAGCGAGGTAAGACCATTGAGGACATCCTAAGTGCCTGCGACACCAAAGCGGCTCGCATAGCTCGGGTCGTGGTTCATCCAGAGTACCGGGCCGACGGTATTGGGAGAGCCTCGGTGCAAGCCGCTGTACGATGGGTGAAAGAGCGTCGAATCCCGGAAATGAAGTCGGAAAAACACCTGATCGAAGTTATCGCCCAAATGGCCAGGTACCATCCGATCTTCGAGAGCGTCGGGTTCGTATACCTATGGGATACCGGCTCCGGCCGACCTTACCTCGTACGTCCGCTGTCGGAAGATGCCAAGAGGAAGGTTTCGAGGTTCATCAAAACCGACAAGATAGCGAGACAGCACGGCGGCCGACTGTACAGATCCAGGTTGCGAAAACTCGAGGTAGAGCCCCTCGACGGACCGATCAAGGTGAAGCGACTCCACAAGATGTTCTCCACGGAGCTCGACGTGAAAGGGTTGCCCAAGGACGTCGTTAAGCTTCTCGAGGCGTTCGGGGTCCTTCATCGGAAGATTCAGCAGTACGCGCTTCAGGACGTGAACCTACGGATCGAGCCCGGCGAACTCGTCGTGGTGGTCGGCCCCAGCGGAGCCGGAAAGACGACGTTAGTCCGCATGATTATGGGCGCACACGAAGAATTCATCGAGAATGTCCGCCGGCGCATCATCCGCGAGCTTTCGACGCCGGTAGTGTCCCGAGCACTGTCTTCCATGGGTACGAACCCTAAAGAGGTCGCGGATAAGCTGGTCAAGGAGATGTACCAGCCCGACAAGGGGAAAGTTTCCCTACCTGAGAACACCGAACTGTCCGCGATGATCCCGGGGGAAGTGGAACCCGAGATCGACCCCGGTGTGACCATCATCGAAGACCTGTGGTCGGTGACCGGGGACGTGAACGTCGCGGTGGAGATACTCAACCGGTCCGGTATCTCGGATGCCGTGCTGTACCGGAGCCCGTACGAGCGGTTGTCTCCGGGTCAGAAGGAGCGAGTTCGCCTGGCCAGGATGATCGCGGAGGGGGCTAACCTGATAGTAGTCGACGAGTTTTGCTCGCACCTGGATCCGAAGACCGCCATGCGCGTGGCCCGAAGCTTTTCGGAAATGTGCAGGGAGTTAGAGATCACCGCGCTGATTATCACGCACAGAGCCGAGGTCATCGATGCGCTAGCGCCGGATAAACTGGTGTACGTCGGGTATGGGTTGGTTGGGGTGGAGGAGAAGAGTTAG
- a CDS encoding 60S ribosomal export protein NMD3 yields the protein MICHRCGREVDTTIDGLCPECYLEEHPMIEVPEGLEVRVCAQCLARHTGLRWEDPPEGVGSIEELLVEYVLRELEENLRTLPDVYVRIKPLEVKGEPGGPGARVLVELLAEGEWEVGGEVLTRKYHLKVPVVFALCDRCMKFRSGYYEAILQVRSLRGKLTEREREEVENFVTEAAASLLERDPMAYISDVEYPEEGIDFYIGSLNAARKLARRLVDAYGGTVGESHKLVGFDRERSKRKYKAAISVRIPHFRKGDILLVDGQPYLVTGLGERCSLRHLISREVVKRKWEELKGVEVLKPEPAVVIEDTPPRVVLERTGETVECYESDVDLHVGQRVYVILLKGVAVVVPEEYL from the coding sequence CTGATATGTCATCGGTGCGGACGTGAGGTCGATACGACGATAGACGGCCTGTGCCCGGAATGTTACCTTGAAGAGCACCCGATGATCGAGGTACCCGAAGGACTGGAGGTCCGAGTCTGTGCGCAGTGTTTAGCACGTCACACCGGGCTGCGCTGGGAAGATCCGCCTGAAGGTGTCGGGAGTATCGAAGAACTGCTCGTAGAGTACGTCCTCCGGGAGTTGGAGGAGAACCTCCGAACGCTTCCCGATGTATATGTCCGAATAAAACCTCTGGAGGTTAAGGGTGAACCGGGTGGTCCCGGAGCTCGCGTCCTCGTCGAGCTGCTCGCTGAGGGTGAATGGGAGGTAGGAGGGGAAGTTCTCACTCGGAAGTATCACCTCAAGGTCCCGGTAGTATTCGCCCTGTGTGATCGATGCATGAAATTCCGGTCGGGATACTACGAGGCTATACTCCAAGTGCGGTCGCTCCGAGGTAAGCTGACCGAGCGTGAGCGGGAGGAAGTTGAGAACTTCGTGACGGAGGCGGCCGCCTCACTGCTCGAGCGTGATCCCATGGCTTACATCTCGGACGTGGAGTACCCTGAGGAGGGCATCGACTTCTACATCGGTTCACTCAACGCCGCACGCAAGCTCGCCCGCCGCCTCGTCGATGCGTACGGCGGGACCGTAGGGGAGTCGCACAAGCTCGTCGGATTCGACCGCGAGCGCAGTAAGCGCAAGTACAAGGCCGCCATCTCCGTGAGGATACCTCATTTCCGCAAGGGCGACATCCTACTGGTGGATGGCCAACCTTATCTAGTCACAGGTCTGGGTGAGAGGTGTTCTCTGCGTCATCTCATCAGCAGGGAGGTGGTCAAACGTAAGTGGGAGGAGCTGAAGGGCGTCGAGGTTCTGAAGCCCGAACCCGCCGTGGTGATCGAAGACACCCCGCCCCGGGTCGTGTTGGAGCGTACGGGTGAAACGGTTGAGTGTTATGAAAGCGATGTCGACCTTCACGTCGGACAGCGCGTGTACGTGATTCTGCTGAAAGGTGTCGCCGTAGTGGTTCCTGAGGAATACCTTTAA
- a CDS encoding cysteine-rich small domain-containing protein: MARRHFEKLDEKRVREPVGPNKDCEYYPCHFDGQDCTWCFCPLYPCLDEELGEWIKTKNGSEVWSCKDCHLIHRPEPAKVLLRELLSVGNGSVLRGAERLEEDPELKEKVLESVKRADRKHRQHSSRR, from the coding sequence ATGGCCCGTAGACACTTTGAGAAACTGGACGAGAAGCGCGTACGCGAGCCCGTCGGTCCCAATAAAGACTGTGAGTACTACCCGTGCCACTTTGATGGTCAAGACTGTACATGGTGTTTTTGTCCTCTATACCCGTGTCTGGACGAAGAGCTTGGGGAGTGGATTAAGACCAAGAACGGCTCCGAAGTTTGGAGTTGTAAGGATTGCCACCTTATTCACAGACCGGAACCCGCTAAGGTGCTACTTCGAGAACTGTTAAGTGTGGGAAATGGGAGCGTGTTACGAGGTGCAGAACGACTAGAAGAAGATCCAGAACTCAAGGAGAAGGTGCTTGAAAGTGTCAAAAGAGCCGATCGGAAACACCGACAGCACTCCTCACGACGTTGA
- a CDS encoding ASCH domain-containing protein, giving the protein MWMSVKPKFANLILDGVKNVEVRRWLPGTILRERTCIVYASSPLCAVLGEVTIEEIKKVAIQSEEDLAEIAELAKASEDELRRYLEGRDHAYLITLDGPVRYPNPLPLEDLRRLIKERLNMDFHPNPLFRVDQEVLNVVRSAVGVSDRLF; this is encoded by the coding sequence GTGTGGATGTCGGTAAAGCCGAAATTCGCGAATTTGATCCTAGACGGCGTCAAGAACGTCGAAGTTAGAAGGTGGCTCCCGGGAACGATCCTCCGAGAACGTACCTGCATCGTGTACGCGTCCAGTCCACTGTGCGCCGTGCTCGGCGAGGTCACCATAGAGGAAATCAAGAAGGTGGCGATACAGTCCGAGGAAGATCTCGCCGAGATCGCGGAGTTAGCCAAAGCGTCCGAGGACGAGCTGAGGAGGTACCTTGAGGGCCGTGATCACGCGTACCTGATTACACTGGACGGTCCCGTTAGGTATCCCAACCCTCTTCCCCTGGAGGACTTAAGGCGGCTCATCAAAGAGCGTTTGAACATGGACTTCCATCCTAACCCGCTATTCCGGGTTGACCAGGAGGTCCTCAACGTCGTGAGGAGTGCTGTCGGTGTTTCCGATCGGCTCTTTTGA
- a CDS encoding CBS domain-containing protein: MLTRRSGLPDTSVMRLATTNVVSMPPTATVKSAVDTMIRYGFRRIPVTEPGELELVGIMTGKDVLDYLVGERRKIIERRYGSTFLPALHEPVRSLMRTEVYVITPYDTVRKAVRTMFEFEVGALPIVKDKKLVGIITERDIMADLYDVLEDTRVEEIMTEDPETVPSDITVLEAAEIMVDREFRRLPVVENGRLCGLVTATDVLHHVSSMATETSPDASVEEVMDVPVEEIMTEDVITIEPDVNIEEAALTMKGANVGSLVVTEGNDVIGIITERDIMYAIAERM, encoded by the coding sequence GTGCTGACACGTCGTTCCGGTTTGCCAGACACCTCCGTCATGAGGTTAGCCACCACGAACGTCGTATCGATGCCACCTACCGCCACAGTGAAAAGCGCCGTCGACACGATGATACGGTACGGGTTCCGCAGGATTCCAGTGACGGAACCGGGTGAGCTGGAACTTGTCGGTATTATGACGGGCAAGGACGTGTTAGACTACTTGGTCGGAGAGCGTCGGAAGATAATAGAGCGCCGATATGGGAGTACGTTCCTTCCGGCACTCCATGAGCCCGTGAGATCACTAATGAGAACTGAAGTCTACGTTATCACCCCATACGATACCGTCCGTAAAGCCGTTCGGACGATGTTTGAGTTCGAAGTCGGGGCTTTACCTATAGTGAAAGACAAGAAGCTCGTAGGGATAATCACTGAACGCGATATTATGGCCGATCTTTACGACGTACTGGAGGACACGAGAGTTGAGGAGATAATGACTGAGGACCCCGAAACAGTCCCATCGGACATTACGGTACTCGAAGCCGCGGAAATAATGGTAGACAGAGAGTTTCGGAGACTCCCAGTGGTTGAAAACGGGAGGTTATGCGGCCTCGTAACCGCTACCGATGTGCTCCATCACGTCTCCAGTATGGCGACTGAAACATCGCCGGATGCGTCTGTTGAAGAAGTTATGGATGTGCCGGTGGAAGAAATTATGACAGAAGATGTCATTACAATCGAGCCTGACGTTAATATTGAAGAAGCCGCATTAACGATGAAGGGGGCTAACGTCGGAAGTTTAGTAGTGACGGAGGGTAACGATGTGATAGGAATCATAACCGAACGAGATATTATGTACGCCATTGCCGAGAGAATGTGA
- the mer gene encoding 5,10-methylenetetrahydromethanopterin reductase, translating to MSFGIELLPDDKPTKIAHLIKVAEDNGFEYAWICDHYNNYSYMGVLTLAAVITSKIKLGPGITNPYTRHPLITASNIATLDWISGGRAIIGMGPGDKATFDKMGLPFPCKIPIWNPEAEDEVGPATAIREVKEVIYQYLEGGPVEYEGKYVKTGTADVNARSIQGSDIPFYMGAQGPIMLKTAGEIADGVLVNASNPKDFEVAVPKIEEGAKEAGRSLDEIDVAAYTCFSIDKDEDKAIEATKIVVAFIVMGSPDVVLERHGIDTEKAEQIAEAIGKGDFGTAIGLVDEDMIEAFSIAGDPDTVVDKIEELLKAGVTQVVVGSPIGPDKEKAIELVGQEVIPHFKE from the coding sequence GTGTCCTTTGGTATTGAGCTCTTACCGGACGACAAGCCCACGAAGATCGCCCACCTGATCAAGGTCGCCGAAGACAACGGGTTCGAGTACGCGTGGATCTGTGATCACTACAACAATTACTCCTACATGGGAGTCCTGACTCTAGCCGCCGTGATCACCAGCAAGATCAAGCTCGGCCCGGGTATCACTAACCCGTACACCCGGCATCCACTGATCACCGCGAGTAACATTGCCACGCTGGACTGGATCTCCGGCGGTCGTGCGATCATCGGAATGGGTCCCGGAGACAAGGCCACGTTCGACAAGATGGGACTGCCGTTCCCGTGTAAGATCCCGATCTGGAACCCTGAGGCCGAGGACGAGGTCGGTCCCGCGACCGCTATCCGCGAGGTCAAGGAGGTGATCTACCAGTACCTGGAAGGCGGCCCGGTAGAGTACGAAGGCAAGTACGTCAAGACGGGAACAGCCGACGTGAATGCACGCTCTATCCAAGGTTCAGACATTCCGTTCTACATGGGAGCTCAGGGTCCGATCATGCTGAAGACTGCCGGTGAGATTGCGGACGGAGTCCTCGTCAACGCTTCGAACCCGAAGGACTTCGAGGTAGCCGTTCCGAAGATCGAGGAGGGTGCGAAGGAGGCCGGTCGAAGCCTCGACGAGATCGACGTCGCGGCGTACACGTGCTTCTCGATCGACAAGGATGAGGACAAGGCCATCGAGGCCACGAAGATCGTGGTCGCGTTCATCGTGATGGGTTCTCCGGACGTGGTGCTGGAGCGTCACGGCATCGACACGGAGAAGGCCGAGCAGATCGCTGAGGCGATCGGTAAGGGCGACTTCGGCACCGCGATCGGCCTCGTGGACGAGGACATGATCGAGGCGTTCTCCATCGCCGGAGACCCGGACACCGTAGTCGACAAGATCGAAGAGCTACTGAAGGCCGGCGTCACTCAGGTCGTCGTCGGCTCGCCGATCGGTCCGGACAAGGAGAAGGCTATCGAGCTCGTAGGTCAGGAGGTAATTCCGCACTTCAAGGAGTGA
- a CDS encoding DUF1512 domain-containing protein, producing MDTSLVENLVYFIVSIILFWLFIRVYYQVVLFRRIEGEVERIRKIDEKVQQMVVRRARCDREEAETLVQRAANLFVVQPVQLDPHGIIERLENLIERSEDKFRSYARVLTGKRDGVEVDNMSMALTCVFSIHVIAQYLRHLLLSAKKTNNIQLLLLITMLLPTFKQFVKSNYEGAKAFLKCVPIGDSVGPMVAARLIGDSPVREVEKGTVAAEKELEGRRLLIVKAHGPGGNLGRLGRAVKKLVREYGDVSKIITIDAALKLEGEKTGKVSEGVGVAMGDPGHESYKIEQIAADEGIDLDAVAIKMSATEAVMPMPKSVVDAVEEAAERALELAKEAPEDSTVIIVGVGNTVGIPDNRPYVSNGGEG from the coding sequence GTGGACACATCACTCGTCGAGAACCTGGTGTATTTTATTGTCTCCATTATCCTCTTCTGGCTCTTCATTCGGGTCTACTATCAGGTGGTGCTTTTCAGGAGGATAGAGGGAGAAGTCGAGCGTATACGGAAAATAGACGAAAAAGTCCAGCAGATGGTAGTGAGACGGGCCAGATGCGATAGGGAAGAGGCTGAAACACTCGTACAACGGGCTGCAAACCTATTCGTGGTTCAGCCTGTGCAACTAGATCCTCACGGTATTATTGAACGTCTTGAAAACTTGATTGAGCGGAGTGAGGATAAGTTCCGCTCGTACGCAAGAGTACTCACAGGAAAACGCGATGGCGTCGAAGTAGACAACATGAGTATGGCACTTACGTGCGTGTTCTCCATCCATGTTATTGCCCAATATCTCCGACACCTGCTGTTATCTGCTAAGAAAACCAACAATATACAGCTCTTGCTTCTAATAACCATGCTATTGCCGACATTTAAACAGTTCGTGAAGAGTAACTACGAGGGTGCGAAAGCGTTCCTCAAGTGTGTGCCTATCGGCGACAGCGTTGGCCCTATGGTCGCGGCTCGGCTCATCGGAGACTCACCCGTCCGGGAGGTGGAGAAAGGTACTGTGGCCGCCGAGAAGGAGCTAGAGGGTCGCAGACTGCTGATAGTCAAGGCGCATGGGCCTGGGGGTAACTTGGGCAGACTGGGGCGTGCCGTAAAGAAGCTCGTAAGGGAATACGGTGATGTTTCCAAAATTATAACTATCGACGCCGCCCTCAAACTCGAGGGAGAGAAGACAGGCAAAGTCAGCGAGGGCGTGGGAGTGGCCATGGGTGATCCCGGCCATGAGAGTTACAAGATCGAGCAGATCGCGGCCGACGAAGGCATCGATCTCGATGCGGTAGCCATCAAGATGAGTGCTACGGAGGCCGTCATGCCCATGCCCAAGTCCGTCGTTGACGCCGTGGAAGAAGCCGCCGAACGTGCCCTCGAACTCGCTAAGGAAGCCCCTGAAGACAGTACCGTGATCATCGTAGGGGTCGGTAACACCGTGGGCATTCCCGACAACCGCCCGTACGTCTCGAACGGGGGTGAAGGGTAG
- a CDS encoding universal stress protein has translation MFERIMVPTDGSENAKQAAKAAIEIAKKEDATLIVIHVIPLWSPLGTKPSFTLPEEIVKEAEKIVNEIAEMAKEEGIDVETLVVESPSVVQGIVEEAKERDVDLIVMGTRGLSGVKGLILGSTTKGVLSRSPCPVLAIPPEGEGEGEEG, from the coding sequence GTGTTTGAGAGAATTATGGTACCGACCGACGGGTCGGAAAACGCTAAGCAGGCCGCCAAAGCGGCCATCGAAATCGCCAAGAAAGAAGATGCGACACTGATTGTGATTCACGTGATTCCGCTATGGAGTCCATTGGGTACGAAACCCTCGTTCACGCTGCCCGAGGAGATCGTAAAGGAGGCCGAGAAGATCGTCAACGAGATCGCCGAGATGGCCAAGGAGGAAGGCATTGATGTTGAAACTCTCGTAGTGGAGTCACCCTCTGTGGTTCAAGGGATCGTTGAAGAGGCTAAGGAGCGAGACGTTGATCTGATCGTGATGGGTACACGGGGCCTCTCCGGAGTCAAGGGTCTCATCCTGGGCAGTACGACCAAGGGTGTACTATCAAGGTCACCCTGCCCGGTACTGGCGATACCGCCTGAAGGTGAGGGAGAGGGTGAAGAAGGCTAA
- a CDS encoding CBS domain-containing protein — protein MRSVSVGEVARRDVITGSPTETAVEIAYKMREHGIGSVVIVNEKDEPIGIITERDLVIKVVSQGKNPDEVIARDIMSQPVITVEEDMEVNEAVKLMVDKGIRRLPIVDDNGKLIGIVTMQDILQVEPYLVATIEEEMKKFQEELEELEEVSEIIEGVCDLCETYSEELRFVDGVWVCPECYEDILGREIEDRELEE, from the coding sequence GTGCGCAGCGTGTCGGTAGGCGAGGTAGCCAGACGTGACGTGATCACGGGCAGTCCCACGGAAACCGCAGTGGAGATCGCCTACAAGATGCGGGAACATGGCATCGGCAGCGTGGTCATAGTGAACGAGAAAGACGAGCCCATTGGCATCATCACGGAGCGCGATCTCGTGATCAAGGTGGTATCACAGGGTAAGAACCCCGACGAGGTGATAGCGCGGGATATCATGTCTCAACCGGTGATTACCGTCGAGGAGGACATGGAGGTCAACGAAGCCGTGAAACTGATGGTAGACAAGGGGATTCGAAGGCTTCCGATCGTAGACGATAATGGTAAACTGATAGGTATCGTAACGATGCAGGACATTCTCCAGGTTGAGCCCTACTTAGTAGCTACCATAGAGGAGGAGATGAAGAAATTCCAGGAAGAGCTCGAGGAACTAGAGGAAGTGTCAGAGATTATTGAAGGAGTTTGCGACCTCTGTGAGACCTACTCGGAAGAGCTCCGATTCGTCGACGGAGTGTGGGTTTGTCCTGAGTGTTACGAGGACATTTTAGGCAGGGAGATCGAAGACAGGGAACTCGAGGAGTGA